Proteins encoded in a region of the Streptomyces violaceoruber genome:
- a CDS encoding glutamate-cysteine ligase family protein produces MSTLTALAANSPYRDGRDTGCAIWTTIACGRWPVAGPPPFLDAPAPFEELVY; encoded by the coding sequence TTGTCGACGCTGACCGCGCTGGCGGCGAACTCGCCCTACCGGGACGGCCGTGACACCGGCTGCGCCATCTGGACCACCATCGCCTGCGGGCGATGGCCGGTGGCCGGCCCGCCACCCTTCCTCGACGCTCCCGCCCCCTTCGAAGAACTCGTCTACTGA
- a CDS encoding IS5 family transposase (programmed frameshift), producing the protein MPCPARELSVRFGVGTSPWIVSDELWDRVGPLLPQRERRFRHPGRKPLPDRDVPCGILYVLHTGIPWEYLPRGLGFGSGMPCWRGLRDWNEAGVWQRLHEILLAELNAAARLDRSCCVVDSSHVRALKKGGQHTGPSPVDRGRAGSKHHLITDGHGTPLAVLLTGGNRNDVTQLLPLLDAIPPVRGRVGRPRRKPDALFADRGYDHDIYRDQVRARGIVPAIARRGTLHGTALGTYRWVVERSFAWLHGFRRLRIRWERRSDIHEALLRLACCLITHRQLRALL; encoded by the exons CTGCCGTGTCCGGCACGGGAGCTGAGCGTTCGGTTCGGTGTGGGGACGTCGCCGTGGATCGTGTCGGATGAACTGTGGGACCGTGTGG GGCCGCTGCTGCCGCAGCGTGAGCGCAGGTTCCGGCATCCCGGTCGCAAGCCGTTGCCGGACAGGGACGTGCCGTGCGGGATCTTGTACGTGCTGCACACCGGGATCCCGTGGGAGTACCTGCCCAGGGGCCTCGGCTTCGGGTCGGGCATGCCGTGCTGGCGCGGGCTGCGGGACTGGAACGAGGCTGGCGTCTGGCAGCGGCTGCACGAGATTCTGCTGGCCGAACTGAACGCGGCCGCACGTCTGGACCGGTCCTGCTGTGTGGTCGACTCCTCGCACGTCAGGGCGCTAAAAAAAGGGGGGCAGCACACGGGCCCGTCGCCGGTCGACCGGGGGCGAGCCGGCTCCAAGCATCACTTGATCACTGACGGACACGGCACCCCGCTCGCGGTGCTGCTGACCGGCGGTAACCGCAACGACGTCACCCAGCTCCTGCCCCTGCTCGACGCGATCCCGCCGGTCCGCGGCCGGGTCGGTCGTCCTCGCCGGAAGCCGGACGCGCTGTTCGCCGACCGCGGCTACGACCACGACATCTACCGGGACCAGGTCCGGGCCCGCGGCATCGTGCCCGCGATCGCCCGCCGCGGCACCCTGCACGGCACCGCACTGGGCACCTACCGCTGGGTTGTGGAGAGGAGCTTTGCCTGGTTGCACGGCTTCCGTCGCCTGCGGATCCGCTGGGAGCGGCGATCCGACATCCACGAGGCGTTGCTCAGACTTGCCTGCTGCCTCATCACCCATCGGCAACTCAGGGCATTGCTCTGA
- a CDS encoding ATP-dependent DNA ligase, with amino-acid sequence MNGELVVWESGRLAFERLQQRLARRRGAGALAAARACPAHLVVFGLMRQGSTDLPPWPCSRRRTALEELFAETRMTAPLTLCPSTADPDTARQWLTWTSTGQEGLVFKPLRAPYRAGARARGKYKICITEDRRRRSRHRPRHRGGGAGQSGVRLVYRSRSAVS; translated from the coding sequence ATGAACGGTGAGCTGGTCGTGTGGGAGTCCGGCCGCCTCGCCTTCGAGCGGCTCCAGCAACGCCTCGCCCGTCGCCGTGGTGCCGGCGCCCTGGCGGCCGCACGGGCTTGCCCCGCTCACCTCGTCGTCTTCGGCCTGATGCGCCAGGGCAGCACAGACCTACCGCCCTGGCCCTGCAGCCGGCGCAGGACCGCGCTTGAGGAGCTGTTCGCCGAGACCAGGATGACCGCGCCGCTCACGCTGTGCCCGTCCACCGCCGACCCGGACACCGCCCGTCAATGGCTGACCTGGACGTCTACCGGACAGGAAGGCCTCGTCTTCAAGCCCCTCCGGGCGCCATACCGGGCGGGCGCCAGAGCCCGGGGCAAGTACAAGATCTGCATCACCGAGGACCGCCGTCGTAGGAGCCGTCACCGGCCCCGCCACCGCGGCGGTGGTGCGGGGCAGAGTGGGGTCCGGCTGGTGTACCGGAGCCGGTCAGCGGTGTCATAG